Below is a window of Aerococcus viridans DNA.
GGGTTACCTGCCTACCTTGAATTACGAAAACAACGATATCACTGTAGAGAATGTAATAGCTACTTCACTGCTAAATCAGAGATAGTCGGTGATAACTGTTTTATTTCTAAGCGCGTTAAACGGATGGTATTAGACTTTGCTACCAATGCGTTGACGCTTAAACATATCGCAGAGACATGCAACGTTTCTGATCATACAGTTCAACGGGTAATTAATGGTGCTGGTAAAGACCTTAAACCTAGCATCTTCGATGCGTTACCTGAGCATATTGCTTTCGATGAATTCAAAGGTGTAAAGCATGCCGAAGGAAATATGAGCTTTGTCTTTATAGATAATACGGATTCACGTATTGTAGATGTGCTAGGAGATCGCAGAAAATTCAAGCTACGTGATTACTTTTTTGCCTATCCGTTGAAAACTCGTCAGAAAGTTCAAACAGTTACAATGGACATGTACATGCCTTATATGGAAGTCGTTAGAGAGGTATTTCCCAATGCCAAAATTATTATTGATCGCTTCCACTTAGTTCAAGCGTTAAATCGAGAATTGAATAAGTTACGTATTGAAGTAATGAATGCCTTTAGAATTCCAGACCATAGATTGTACAACAAATATAAAAGATATTGGCGACTATTCTTAATGCCCCGAGAAAGCCTAAGTTCATGGGATTATCAATCATTCAAGTTATTCGATTGGCTTACGAATACCGGTGGTATTTTAGATTATTTACTGGACAAGAATCCATTATTAAAAGACACCTATAATCTTATCCATAACTTGCGTGAGTCGCTCCAAGAGAATGATTCTGAAGCATTTAAAGCTCAGTTAGCGCAGTCCAAGTTAGTTAATTTACCAAGCGGACTAAGACGAGTGTTGCGTACATTTATCAAACTTCAAAGATATATTGGGCATACTTTCAAATATAAACACTTAACGAATGGCCGAATAGAAGGTTTGAATAATAAAATTAAGGTCTTAAAACGGATAGCCTATGGATACCGAAACTTCCAAAATTTTAGAACTAGAATATTAATGACGAACAAGCTATATCTAAATGAAATACCGGTAGTACAAGCAGCCTAAGGGCTGCTCTGAAAGCATAGTATAAAGATGAAAATGAATAATGGAAAAGAGTATATAAAAAACCAGGCAATCTAATGATTACCTGGCAGATATTACTCATCAGTCCTATTTGACGAAGAGCCAAAACATGATATGCCACCATAGATACATCCACCTTGTCTTTCTGCCAAAAAAGCACCGATAGCCTAAGTTGTTCTAGGCTGATAATAGGATTTTTTCAGGCAAAATAAAAACGCCTGAACCTTAAGTTCAAGCGCTCTTTGAATATCAAATTATTCAGCAGCTACTGGATAAACTGATACTGATGAATGCTTTAACTAGACATCGCTATAAGTAGAAAATACATAAAATCAACTTTTTAATTTTATCACAGGTCACCACAGATAGAAAAAAGAAAAATATTTGCCCCTTTTTTGCCCCTTGTTTTATAGGGGCTTTTTTCTATATTAATGTAGATATTTCCTGTTCAAACTCACTAACAACATCCCTGCTGCCTTTGGTCATCTCAAATACATATCTATACCCGTCAATTACCACGATTGCATAGGTAATGTATTTATCATCTATTAATCTAAATAGACTGAACACAGGACTACCCTTATAAATGGTTAACTTAGCATAGTCTAAGTTTGAGGTGTAGTCTTTTGATTGTAACCATGTAGGTATGCTGAATGTATTACTTACTTTATTTTTTGATATTAATTTCATATTATCACCGAATATATTATAACAGGAAACACAAAAAAAGCCCCTACCTTCGATTAAGGAAGTAAGGGCTTTTAACGTGCTAAGTTGGGAGCGAAGCACATGAATATTATAGCTTGAGTTAGATGAAAAGACAATCACCACTGGTTAGGTAAGGGATGCTGCAAATTATTACATACATATATATTGATTTCACTCAGTTTCCTGATCATCTTCTCTAATAATTTTAAATAATCTACGCATATTATAAGAAGAAATAACAAAAAATAAAGCGCCTATAAAAATAAAATAAATCAATATGTAATCAATTAACTTTGGAATTTCATCTGAGGGAATAAAAAGTTGTAAGACCCCAATCAAAAATGAAATGATAAAACTATCTAATGAAATTTGAGTTGAGAAATGATACTTGTCCATGTGTCCAACCTTATCTAAAAGCTTTATTGTTGGGCGTGAGCTAAATTCCATCATATTTGCATTAATTGTATAAACGAATCCTGCAAAAACAGAAGAAACAGTCAAAAGATTTTCTCTAGTGCTAGTAGTAAATTTTAGTGTAAAGAAACACGAAGCAATCAAAAATATAATTGAAAAAATCAGAAGAAAACTTAAATTCAATTTATTTCGTACTGCCCTAACTTTAATTCCATTAATAATTTTACCATTCATAATTACACCTTTTTATTTTAGAGTGCCAAGGTAACTTTCTATATCCTGTTTATTTTTCTGATACTCATCAGTAATCACACCAAATATTTCAGTATCAAAAGTTTCTATATCAATAAAATCATCATCTTTAAAATTTATTTTTTTGATAAATTTATGTTCTTCCAAGTTATAATCAATCGAAAGGCTCTCATCAGAATCTTTCGCTTTTGCAGTAACTTTATCTTTTCCAATAAAAAAATTACTTAGCCACTTAAATCGTTCTGTTTCGTCACCGGATAAGATTGATTTTTTTCTAAACTCTGGTTTTATAGTTACAGCAATTTTTACACCTTTAGTATGCTGTAAGTCTCTATATTGTTCTTCTGATAAACCCGTTATATCCATACTAGCCCAACTCGGTATCGTCATTTCATATTGTATAGACCCTATGATTTCTTTGCTAGCAACCGTTTTTAAAACATTGGGATCTAGTAGAGGTGTTAATCTTCCTTCTTTTCTTGGAGAAGTATTATCGAATAAATTAGATATGGCATAGCCTAAGTAATCAATCTTGGGTGCTCCAACTTCTTTTATATAGCACACAGTAAAATTATTAGTATCTAGAAGGAAATAAGAAAATTTTTCTAATATTCTTTCAGGGTTAACTGCTTTTCTATTGACTATCAAAGTTTCTCTATCCCGAGTTTGAAAATTCCGTATATCTTGTTCGCTACATAATTTACCAAAAACTAGACTACCTTTTCTACCAGTTATTTCTAGAACAGCATCTTTTTTTCTTTCAGCCTCAATTATATATATATCTTTACTTTTTAGAATTTCTTTATTTAAAGCTTCCCAAATATTCTGTTTATCTTCTAATTTAGTGATTGGTTTAACTTCATCTTTAATGGTGCTCACGTTATCCATATCTAAGCGATAAAAGTGTACAGTTTTCATTAGTTTCTCCCCCAAAATTTTAATAAGCTTAACTTATTATACAAAAAGAGGACAAAAACACAATGATGCGTTGTCCTCATCTCAGCCTATTAATCTTTTGAAAGATTAATTATATTATAGAACTTACGTTCGCAATATGCAACAAAAAAGAGGTAGCAGACCGAAGCCCACTACCTTTTTGAGAATTGTAATTATTTAATTATTCCCCATTTTGGACCATATTTTGACCCGCCGTAGTATTCACGAATAGGAATATATCCTTGGCCACCTTTAACCCGTGTATATTGCAACCAGACATAACCATTACCAATGTGGACTGTATGGTATGTCACATTCTCACCCTTATAGTATTTTGTTATACGATTAGCTTTAGTTGTGGGCGCATCTCTAACAATAATAGTTTCGTTAGGATAGAATACACCTTTTTCACTGTATTTCTTAACGATACCATTTGCTGATGTTTTCGCTTTAGCAGTAGTCGTCGCTACAGGTTTAACTGTCGTATTACCAGCATTATAGTAATCTACAACCATTTGTTTAAACTTAGCCCATGTGATACCATACCAACCATCCATAATTTGAGACGGACAGTGTTTACCTGACCAGTCATAATGACGTACAACGTCTTTAACCGGATCCAAACCATTGTCACGAACAACAATAGCAACTGTCTCCGCTAAGTTGTGAATCATCTTAACATAGTCACCATCAACGTTGATGCATCCCTCGATACCAATAGAATGTTTATTACCATCTCCAGCACCGTCCCCAGCGTGATAACACTGCCATGAGTACTCAAATGATTGAATCGATTCTTTATCATCCGTTTGAATGTGCCAGCTAGCCGGATAGATAGTTTTTTGCAGTTTCGCATGCATTTTAGCATTCGCACCTTTTCCACGATTCCCTGTTAAATGGACGGTTACTTTACGTTTTTGGTTTTTATTCCCAAAACCGTTCGTTCCAGCTACTGTTGGTGCTAGGTCCTTTTTAATCGTTAAAGCCATTATTTGCCCTCCCCTTTATTGTCTTGGTCAGTACCTTTACCGTCTTTGACAATACCATCTTCTTGCGATTCAATTTCTTTCATTAAATTCTCAACAGTTTTGATTTCTTCTGACATAATTATTTATCCCCTTTACTTGATTGCTTAACCAGCTCGTTACCAAATACAGTCACACCAGCTACAAGTACAGCTTGAACGATATTGTTAGCAGTATAAGCACCTAACACCAATGGTGTGAAACCGATACTGACAACTAATAACACTAACGGTATCCATTTGTTTGATAGTAATTCTGTACCTTTTACAATCTCGCCAATAATAAAAAGGACCGGTATCATTACCAGTCCTTCTTGCACGACATAATTTAAAATGTCCATATACCTATCCTCCAAATACTTTTAATAATGCGTCGATGACAATGTAGATAATCCCACCGCTACCTAAGATTGTTAGCAATAACTGACCCCGATTTTCATCCACTGACTTTTTACGTTCATCTGCTCTTTTTTCAGAGTCTTGATTACCCTTCAAGACTGCGTTGAGTATCTGTGCATTCTGATCATTTTGCTTCAAAGATAATTCACGTAGATGTTTATTACTTTCATCAATACGTGAGTATCTATCTTTTAAATCATCATTAATACTCTTGATTTGCTTGAAAATTTCTTCATCATTTTCTTCCAAGCGTGATATACGTGTTTCGTGGTCTTGTGTT
It encodes the following:
- a CDS encoding ISL3 family transposase, yielding MNKFINTTLQLKDENIIFEDKVEEMTVKNVKSLIYFGRLDVNPQYCPACGCAKQGNSIVKNGSKKSRITLTKISGLPAYLELRKQRYHCRECNSYFTAKSEIVGDNCFISKRVKRMVLDFATNALTLKHIAETCNVSDHTVQRVINGAGKDLKPSIFDALPEHIAFDEFKGVKHAEGNMSFVFIDNTDSRIVDVLGDRRKFKLRDYFFAYPLKTRQKVQTVTMDMYMPYMEVVREVFPNAKIIIDRFHLVQALNRELNKLRIEVMNAFRIPDHRLYNKYKRYWRLFLMPRESLSSWDYQSFKLFDWLTNTGGILDYLLDKNPLLKDTYNLIHNLRESLQENDSEAFKAQLAQSKLVNLPSGLRRVLRTFIKLQRYIGHTFKYKHLTNGRIEGLNNKIKVLKRIAYGYRNFQNFRTRILMTNKLYLNEIPVVQAA
- a CDS encoding phage holin family protein, which translates into the protein MDILNYVVQEGLVMIPVLFIIGEIVKGTELLSNKWIPLVLLVVSIGFTPLVLGAYTANNIVQAVLVAGVTVFGNELVKQSSKGDK
- a CDS encoding N-acetylmuramoyl-L-alanine amidase, coding for MALTIKKDLAPTVAGTNGFGNKNQKRKVTVHLTGNRGKGANAKMHAKLQKTIYPASWHIQTDDKESIQSFEYSWQCYHAGDGAGDGNKHSIGIEGCINVDGDYVKMIHNLAETVAIVVRDNGLDPVKDVVRHYDWSGKHCPSQIMDGWYGITWAKFKQMVVDYYNAGNTTVKPVATTTAKAKTSANGIVKKYSEKGVFYPNETIIVRDAPTTKANRITKYYKGENVTYHTVHIGNGYVWLQYTRVKGGQGYIPIREYYGGSKYGPKWGIIK